The Streptomyces sp. NBC_01197 genome window below encodes:
- a CDS encoding WecB/TagA/CpsF family glycosyltransferase codes for MSQAIPRTHGHPAPPADGLPRPVRCAGIPLTPLAPGPAADALVRLALRGAAADIHLCGADTLAHAVRVPGLQRLLRSATLNLPAGRGPARAARSGGRPEAQVYGPDLLLDTVRAAQREGLSHYLLGAESGGTGGPAAGAGRPGEELTAGLLTAELLVRYPEARVAGAEPLPGRAATADVWMALAARIRESGARLVWIGGSGGARQHSAAARLAAAHPAVYVAAGPAFALIRGGARRGRLRARWQRWPTGVWGYARFLRAAARERCRGRGPYHELVQLLADAEVDLVLDAGADAGGYVAGLRRAGYRGRVVSFEVRPGPRAHLLRCAADDPGWSVLPYALGDGNGPDGGCRLDALWHAVTAPGERLFVRLRAPGHEERLLAGAGRYAAECVGLQTRGEWGGPPPGYTAAPPTVPGDVVLFRRR; via the coding sequence ATGAGCCAGGCGATCCCCCGTACCCACGGCCATCCGGCCCCGCCCGCCGACGGCCTGCCCCGCCCGGTCCGCTGCGCCGGTATCCCGCTCACCCCGCTCGCCCCCGGGCCGGCCGCGGATGCGCTCGTACGCCTCGCTCTGCGGGGTGCGGCAGCGGACATCCACCTCTGCGGCGCGGACACCCTCGCGCACGCCGTTCGCGTCCCCGGGCTCCAGCGGCTGCTGCGCTCGGCGACGCTGAACCTTCCTGCCGGGCGCGGCCCGGCCCGGGCGGCGCGGTCCGGCGGACGGCCGGAGGCGCAGGTGTACGGACCCGATCTGCTGCTCGACACCGTCCGGGCCGCACAGCGCGAGGGACTCAGCCACTATCTGCTCGGAGCGGAGAGCGGCGGGACGGGCGGACCAGCCGCGGGCGCCGGACGGCCGGGCGAGGAGCTGACTGCCGGACTGCTGACCGCCGAGCTTCTGGTCCGCTACCCAGAAGCGCGGGTCGCGGGCGCCGAGCCGCTGCCCGGCCGGGCGGCCACCGCCGACGTATGGATGGCGCTGGCGGCCCGCATCAGGGAGAGCGGTGCCCGGCTGGTCTGGATCGGCGGGTCCGGCGGTGCCCGGCAGCACAGCGCGGCCGCCCGTCTCGCCGCCGCGCACCCCGCGGTGTACGTCGCGGCGGGCCCGGCCTTCGCCCTCATCCGCGGCGGCGCCCGCCGCGGGCGGTTGCGCGCACGGTGGCAGCGGTGGCCGACGGGGGTGTGGGGCTACGCGCGCTTCCTGCGGGCAGCAGCGCGGGAGCGGTGCCGGGGCCGCGGCCCGTACCACGAGCTCGTCCAGCTGCTGGCCGACGCCGAGGTCGACCTCGTCCTGGACGCGGGCGCGGACGCCGGTGGATATGTGGCGGGGCTGCGCCGGGCCGGGTACCGCGGGCGCGTGGTCTCGTTCGAGGTGCGCCCCGGGCCGCGCGCGCATCTGCTGCGGTGTGCGGCGGACGACCCCGGGTGGTCCGTCCTGCCGTACGCGCTGGGCGACGGGAACGGACCCGACGGGGGGTGCCGGCTCGACGCGCTGTGGCACGCGGTGACCGCGCCGGGCGAGCGGCTGTTCGTACGACTGCGGGCACCCGGCCATGAGGAGCGGCTGCTCGCCGGCGCCGGGCGGTACGCGGCGGAGTGCGTCGGCCTGCAGACAAGGGGGGAGTGGGGTGGCCCGCCGCCCGGGTACACGGCGGCGCCGCCGACGGTGCCCGGCGACGTGGTGCTGTTCCGGCGTAGGTGA
- a CDS encoding (Fe-S)-binding protein, whose translation MQLAAIIVSLVLTVVGVALFARAIAQIYRSVRLGQNVPAGTRTDEPVQRTITVVKEFLGHTRMNRWGIVGFAHWFVAVGFFSLVLTLINALGQLFKADWVLPVIGHWLPYEMFVEFIGVMTTLGILVLITIRQLSKPDRPGRKSRFAGSNFGQAYFVEAVILIIGLAIYSLRGLEGALAGVHGYDAAYFLSYPLVAAFRGTSVSTLQNMIYLTAMAKIGTSFIWMIVVGLKTDMGVAWHRFLAFPNIWFKRDAQGGTALGALLPMTSGGKEIDFEDPGEDDVFGVSQVEHFSWKGLLDFSTCTECGRCQSQCPAWNTGKPLSPKLLIMSLRDHAHAKAPYLLAGGGKNMEGEEQATAEQLKDVPQSALDEAERPLIGTLEENGVIDPDVLWSCTTCGACVEQCPVDIEHIDHIVDMRRYQVMIESAFPSEAGTMLKNLEKKGNPWGLAKKQRVEWTKEVDFEVPIVGKDVEDLTEVDYLYWVGCAGALEDRAKKTTKAFAELLHIAGVKFAIMGGDEKCTGDSARRLGNEPLFQQLGQENVAMLNMAYGESAPGEEGEDESAKKPKATKKIVATCPHCFNTIANEYPQLGGEYEVIHHTQLLQHLIDEGKLIPVTPVEGLITYHDPCYLGRHNKVYTPPREIIAKVPGLRSEEMHRHKERGFCCGAGGARMWMEERIGKRINNERVDEALSLNPDIVSTACPFCLVMLTDSVNGRKNDGKAKESLQVVDVAQLLLDSVKLPADPADDPADEDAPEPEPVK comes from the coding sequence ATGCAACTCGCCGCGATCATTGTGTCGCTGGTACTCACCGTGGTCGGTGTCGCGCTGTTCGCCCGAGCCATCGCCCAGATCTACCGCTCCGTGCGACTCGGTCAGAACGTGCCCGCGGGCACCCGCACCGACGAACCCGTCCAGCGGACGATCACGGTGGTCAAGGAGTTCCTCGGCCACACCCGGATGAACCGCTGGGGCATCGTCGGGTTCGCGCACTGGTTCGTCGCGGTCGGGTTCTTCTCGCTCGTACTGACCCTGATCAACGCCCTGGGCCAGCTCTTCAAGGCCGACTGGGTGCTGCCGGTCATCGGTCACTGGCTGCCGTACGAGATGTTCGTCGAGTTCATCGGTGTGATGACGACGCTCGGCATCCTCGTCCTGATCACCATCCGCCAGCTGTCGAAGCCGGACCGGCCGGGCCGCAAGTCCCGCTTCGCGGGCTCCAACTTCGGCCAGGCGTACTTCGTCGAGGCCGTCATCCTCATCATCGGCCTGGCGATCTACTCGCTGCGCGGACTTGAGGGCGCGCTGGCCGGCGTGCACGGCTACGACGCCGCGTACTTCCTCTCGTACCCGCTGGTCGCGGCGTTTCGCGGCACCAGCGTCAGCACGCTGCAGAACATGATCTACCTGACCGCGATGGCCAAGATCGGTACGTCCTTCATCTGGATGATCGTGGTCGGGCTCAAGACGGACATGGGCGTCGCCTGGCACCGCTTCCTCGCCTTCCCCAACATCTGGTTCAAGCGCGACGCGCAGGGCGGCACCGCCCTCGGCGCGCTGCTGCCGATGACTTCGGGCGGCAAGGAGATCGACTTCGAGGACCCGGGCGAGGACGACGTGTTCGGCGTCTCGCAGGTCGAGCACTTCTCGTGGAAGGGCCTGCTGGACTTCTCCACCTGCACGGAGTGCGGCCGCTGCCAGTCGCAGTGCCCGGCCTGGAACACCGGCAAGCCCCTCTCGCCGAAGCTCCTGATCATGTCGCTGCGCGACCACGCGCACGCCAAGGCGCCGTACCTGCTCGCCGGCGGCGGCAAGAACATGGAGGGCGAGGAGCAGGCCACGGCCGAGCAGCTCAAGGACGTTCCGCAGTCCGCGCTGGACGAGGCCGAGCGCCCGCTGATCGGGACGCTCGAAGAGAACGGCGTGATCGACCCGGACGTCCTGTGGTCCTGCACCACCTGCGGTGCGTGCGTGGAGCAGTGCCCGGTCGACATCGAGCACATCGACCACATCGTCGACATGCGCCGCTACCAGGTGATGATCGAGTCCGCGTTCCCGTCCGAGGCGGGCACGATGCTCAAGAACCTGGAGAAGAAGGGCAACCCCTGGGGGCTCGCCAAGAAGCAGCGCGTCGAGTGGACCAAGGAGGTCGACTTCGAGGTCCCGATCGTCGGCAAGGACGTCGAGGATCTCACCGAGGTCGACTACCTGTACTGGGTCGGCTGCGCGGGCGCCCTGGAGGACCGCGCGAAGAAGACCACGAAGGCCTTCGCCGAGCTGCTGCACATCGCGGGCGTCAAGTTCGCGATCATGGGCGGCGACGAGAAGTGCACCGGTGACTCCGCCCGCCGCCTGGGCAACGAGCCGCTGTTCCAGCAGCTCGGCCAGGAGAACGTCGCGATGCTGAACATGGCGTACGGCGAGTCCGCCCCAGGTGAGGAAGGGGAAGACGAGTCGGCCAAGAAGCCCAAGGCGACGAAGAAGATCGTCGCCACCTGCCCGCACTGCTTCAACACCATCGCGAACGAGTACCCGCAGCTCGGTGGCGAGTACGAGGTCATCCACCACACCCAGCTGCTCCAGCACCTCATCGACGAGGGCAAGCTCATCCCCGTCACCCCGGTCGAGGGTCTGATCACGTACCACGACCCCTGCTACCTGGGCCGCCACAACAAGGTCTACACACCGCCGCGCGAGATCATCGCGAAGGTGCCCGGCCTGCGCAGCGAGGAGATGCACCGGCACAAGGAGCGTGGCTTCTGCTGCGGGGCCGGCGGCGCGCGGATGTGGATGGAGGAGCGCATCGGCAAGCGCATCAACAACGAGCGCGTCGACGAGGCGCTCTCGCTCAACCCGGACATCGTCTCCACCGCCTGCCCGTTCTGCCTCGTCATGCTGACCGACTCGGTCAACGGCAGGAAGAACGACGGCAAGGCGAAGGAGTCGCTCCAGGTCGTCGACGTGGCGCAGCTGCTGCTCGACTCGGTGAAGCTCCCCGCGGACCCGGCCGACGACCCGGCCGACGAGGACGCACCGGAGCCCGAGCCGGTGAAGTAA
- a CDS encoding FG-GAP-like repeat-containing protein, which produces MHRQLRTALATAAAAALTGGLLVVTASTATAATPSGTRGDFNGDGYRDIAVTAPLATVNGKSGAGSVSILYGSKAGAGAAKIQTVSQDSAGVPGTAEKDDTFAGAVSAGDFNGDGYADLAVGAHGEDVGSDVDGGSVTILWGTSGGLSGGTNVKDPSGGSHDHFGMLIAAGDYNGDGRADLAIGSDQNVVDIYRGGFTKTGGTGGHYAVTAPVRKVPGTDFYNLTPGDVNHDGRTDLVVDGYETDSQEGWNANYYLPGSASGLTRTGVQKLPAGIISDIGDVNGDGYGDIVIGAHWDKDIPGAHKGGVVKVVYGTAGGPDGGQDSVNQDSPGVPGAGETNDAFGYELSLGDINGDGKDDVVVGAPGEDLNGIADAGMVTVLYGSTDGFAATGAQSLAQDSPGVPGDNEKGDGFGEEIYLADTNNDGKADLTVGTPHENNGDGYLVTFNSDGTKLAATGKGYGLTAAKVSAAGTPLLGFGMAG; this is translated from the coding sequence ATGCACAGACAGCTCCGTACCGCCCTTGCCACCGCCGCGGCCGCCGCTCTCACCGGCGGGCTGCTCGTGGTCACCGCGAGCACCGCCACCGCGGCCACGCCCTCGGGCACCCGGGGGGACTTCAACGGCGACGGTTACCGGGACATCGCGGTGACCGCGCCGCTCGCCACCGTGAACGGCAAGTCGGGCGCGGGCTCCGTCTCCATCCTGTACGGCTCGAAGGCCGGCGCCGGCGCCGCCAAGATCCAGACGGTCAGCCAGGACAGCGCCGGGGTCCCCGGCACGGCCGAGAAGGACGACACCTTCGCCGGGGCGGTCTCGGCCGGTGACTTCAACGGCGACGGGTACGCGGACCTCGCGGTCGGCGCGCACGGCGAGGACGTGGGCTCGGACGTCGACGGCGGCTCGGTCACCATCCTCTGGGGCACGAGCGGCGGTCTCTCCGGCGGCACCAACGTCAAGGACCCGTCGGGCGGCAGCCATGACCACTTCGGCATGCTCATCGCGGCGGGCGACTACAACGGCGACGGCAGGGCCGACCTCGCCATCGGGTCCGACCAGAACGTGGTCGACATCTACCGCGGCGGCTTCACGAAAACGGGCGGCACCGGTGGCCACTACGCCGTCACCGCACCGGTTCGGAAGGTCCCGGGTACGGACTTCTACAACCTCACCCCCGGCGACGTGAACCACGACGGCCGCACGGACCTCGTCGTCGACGGGTACGAGACCGACAGCCAGGAGGGGTGGAACGCCAACTACTACCTTCCCGGCAGCGCGTCCGGGCTGACGCGCACCGGCGTCCAGAAGCTTCCGGCGGGCATCATCTCCGACATCGGTGATGTCAACGGTGACGGCTACGGCGACATCGTGATCGGCGCCCACTGGGACAAGGACATCCCCGGCGCGCACAAGGGCGGCGTCGTCAAGGTCGTCTACGGCACCGCGGGCGGCCCGGACGGCGGCCAGGACTCGGTCAACCAGGACTCCCCCGGTGTCCCCGGAGCTGGTGAGACCAACGACGCGTTCGGCTACGAGCTCTCGCTCGGCGACATCAACGGCGACGGCAAGGACGACGTCGTGGTGGGCGCCCCCGGCGAGGACCTGAACGGCATCGCCGACGCCGGCATGGTGACCGTCCTCTACGGCTCCACGGACGGTTTCGCCGCCACCGGCGCCCAGTCCTTGGCCCAGGACAGCCCCGGCGTCCCGGGCGACAACGAGAAGGGCGACGGCTTCGGCGAGGAGATCTACCTGGCCGACACCAACAACGACGGCAAGGCGGACCTGACGGTCGGTACCCCGCACGAGAACAACGGGGACGGCTACCTCGTGACGTTCAACTCGGACGGCACGAAGCTGGCCGCCACCGGCAAGGGCTACGGCCTGACCGCGGCCAAGGTGTCGGCAGCGGGTACTCCTCTGCTGGGCTTCGGAATGGCGGGCTGA
- a CDS encoding Yip1 family protein: MAGFRIGRGRDNRTSQQHPQRQQQRGPQQQPYGRQAPPPPYGGPTAPQPSPQRAQQHQWPPQAQQPYGEPEYFGEPYQGQGPGDPYQGGQAGYGGPPAGPYANSADNPGHTQAFSIGEDPYGDGNTYRAGQTAAPPAGPRLHWKELLRGIVMRPGPTFWQMRDHKMWGPALTVTFIYGLLALFGFDQAREDAVHATLSNAVPYVLTTGVAFVIGALLLGVVTHTLARQLGGDGAWQPTVGLSMLIMSITDAPRLLFAVFLGGENGFVQVLGWATWIAAGALFTSMVSKSHDLPWPKALAASSIQLIALLSLLKLGTL; the protein is encoded by the coding sequence GTGGCTGGATTCAGGATCGGACGCGGCCGGGACAACCGCACGTCGCAACAGCACCCGCAGCGGCAGCAGCAGCGGGGACCGCAGCAGCAGCCGTACGGCAGGCAGGCACCGCCTCCGCCGTACGGCGGCCCGACGGCGCCCCAGCCGTCGCCTCAGCGTGCGCAGCAGCACCAGTGGCCCCCGCAGGCCCAGCAGCCTTACGGCGAGCCGGAGTACTTCGGAGAGCCGTACCAGGGGCAGGGGCCGGGTGACCCGTACCAGGGCGGGCAGGCCGGGTACGGCGGGCCCCCCGCGGGTCCGTATGCGAACAGCGCGGACAACCCCGGTCACACGCAGGCCTTCAGCATCGGCGAGGACCCGTACGGCGACGGCAACACCTACCGGGCCGGGCAGACCGCGGCCCCGCCCGCTGGTCCGCGCCTGCACTGGAAGGAACTGCTGCGGGGCATCGTGATGCGCCCGGGCCCGACCTTCTGGCAGATGCGCGACCACAAGATGTGGGGCCCCGCGCTCACCGTCACGTTCATCTACGGGCTGCTCGCGCTCTTCGGGTTCGACCAGGCCCGTGAGGACGCCGTCCACGCGACGCTGTCCAACGCCGTCCCGTACGTCCTGACGACCGGTGTCGCCTTCGTCATCGGCGCTCTGCTGCTGGGCGTGGTGACCCATACGCTGGCCCGCCAGCTCGGTGGCGACGGCGCGTGGCAGCCGACCGTGGGCCTCTCCATGCTGATCATGTCGATCACGGACGCACCGCGGCTGCTCTTCGCGGTCTTCCTGGGCGGCGAGAACGGCTTCGTCCAGGTGCTCGGCTGGGCGACCTGGATCGCGGCGGGCGCGCTGTTCACGTCCATGGTGAGCAAGTCGCACGACCTGCCCTGGCCGAAGGCGCTGGCCGCCTCGTCGATCCAGCTGATCGCGCTGCTGTCGCTGCTGAAGCTCGGCACGCTCTGA
- a CDS encoding NADase-type glycan-binding domain-containing protein → MTTQPPGADPGQMRERTRTCAECGTPSTPGHSFCEGCGAVLSWSPGERAAAAADPPPAAAADDDDEPSTLPTPAVRDGGSARQDAPGTPGAGDRAASDDRGAQGPPAPAGGIPSQGAPSQGAPSQGAPDYAAPHNAGAATAGQVPPAPGPDAQAPAWDPHAAQDEAARAAAEAAANERARALLIPVADPERRTPGAPTVSPVLPGRPEAARPLVQGPAAAPDGDGGYGCPWCGTGNRPDRHFCRRCGMSMAERPEGPARLPWWRRLFRGNREVPWAGDRPRLRSGFGWILRWLAGAAALGLIIWGALNTGTAVQAIGDHFAKRAPLTPDSYSASKSFTGHSASKAFDELNNTYWEPGVSQDGRGEWLQAGFQNPVRLLDIIITPGISIQAADLAHSAQPHRLDAYITQANGKIAERHINLDQGSGPQHIEFRVGSVSAVRFVLRTGYGISAKKQVAIAEVEFFGRASSGSSDSAS, encoded by the coding sequence ATGACCACTCAGCCCCCAGGCGCCGACCCGGGACAAATGCGGGAGCGGACCCGCACATGCGCCGAGTGCGGTACGCCTTCGACTCCCGGCCACTCCTTCTGCGAGGGCTGCGGCGCCGTCCTCAGCTGGTCCCCGGGCGAACGGGCAGCCGCCGCCGCGGACCCGCCCCCGGCCGCTGCGGCCGACGACGACGATGAGCCGAGCACCCTGCCGACCCCGGCCGTACGGGATGGCGGCAGCGCGCGGCAGGACGCACCGGGCACGCCCGGCGCGGGTGACCGTGCGGCGTCGGACGACCGTGGTGCCCAGGGTCCGCCCGCACCGGCCGGCGGGATCCCGTCCCAGGGAGCCCCGAGCCAGGGAGCCCCCTCCCAGGGCGCCCCCGACTACGCGGCCCCGCACAACGCAGGTGCGGCCACCGCGGGCCAGGTCCCCCCGGCGCCCGGCCCTGACGCGCAGGCCCCCGCCTGGGACCCGCACGCCGCGCAGGACGAGGCGGCCCGGGCCGCCGCGGAGGCGGCCGCGAACGAGCGCGCCCGCGCCCTGCTCATCCCGGTCGCCGACCCGGAACGGCGTACGCCGGGGGCACCCACCGTCTCGCCCGTGCTGCCGGGCCGCCCGGAGGCCGCGCGGCCGCTCGTCCAGGGGCCCGCCGCCGCGCCCGACGGCGACGGCGGCTACGGCTGCCCCTGGTGCGGCACCGGCAACCGGCCCGACCGGCACTTCTGCCGCCGCTGCGGTATGAGCATGGCGGAGCGTCCCGAGGGTCCGGCCAGGCTTCCGTGGTGGCGCAGGCTGTTCCGCGGGAACCGCGAGGTGCCGTGGGCCGGTGACCGGCCCAGGCTGCGCAGCGGGTTCGGCTGGATCCTGCGCTGGCTGGCGGGCGCCGCCGCCCTCGGGCTCATCATCTGGGGCGCGCTCAACACCGGCACGGCGGTCCAGGCGATCGGCGACCACTTCGCCAAGCGGGCCCCCCTCACCCCCGACTCCTACAGCGCGTCCAAGTCCTTCACCGGCCACAGCGCGTCGAAGGCGTTCGACGAGCTCAACAACACCTACTGGGAGCCCGGCGTCTCGCAGGACGGCAGGGGCGAGTGGCTCCAGGCCGGCTTCCAGAACCCGGTCCGGCTGCTCGACATCATCATCACCCCCGGCATCTCCATCCAGGCCGCCGACCTCGCGCACTCCGCCCAGCCGCACCGTCTGGACGCGTACATCACCCAGGCGAACGGCAAGATCGCCGAGCGGCACATCAACCTCGACCAGGGCAGCGGCCCGCAGCACATCGAGTTCCGCGTCGGATCGGTCTCCGCGGTCCGCTTCGTCCTGCGTACCGGCTACGGGATCTCGGCCAAGAAGCAGGTCGCGATCGCGGAGGTCGAGTTCTTCGGACGCGCCAGCTCCGGCTCCTCCGACTCCGCTTCCTGA
- a CDS encoding phage tail protein, which yields MRGSVDGLGSSAPLGLMLPAVFADDDLAQRFVAGLDEVLAPIHNVLDCLDSYFTPSLAPIDFARWLGDWVGAETEGAERAGGPEGEAVLRAAVAAAAHLHRIRGTRRGLAEAVRLTFGVEPVITESGAADWDARPLGPVPGGRRPSLRVSLVLPDPAPGDQHRLESLVEAARPAHMPFTVQVTAAERTPGK from the coding sequence ATGAGGGGCTCGGTCGACGGCCTTGGCTCCTCGGCGCCGCTGGGCCTGATGCTGCCCGCGGTCTTCGCCGACGACGACCTCGCGCAGCGCTTCGTCGCCGGTCTCGACGAGGTGCTCGCCCCGATCCACAACGTGCTCGACTGCCTCGACTCCTACTTCACCCCGTCGCTGGCGCCCATCGACTTCGCCCGCTGGCTCGGGGACTGGGTCGGCGCCGAGACGGAAGGCGCCGAACGCGCCGGAGGCCCGGAGGGCGAAGCCGTACTCCGGGCCGCCGTGGCCGCCGCCGCCCATCTGCACCGCATCCGTGGCACCCGGCGCGGTCTCGCCGAGGCGGTCCGGCTGACGTTCGGCGTCGAGCCGGTGATCACCGAGAGCGGCGCGGCCGACTGGGACGCCCGCCCGCTCGGGCCCGTCCCCGGCGGCCGGCGTCCGAGCCTGCGCGTGTCGCTGGTGCTGCCCGACCCGGCCCCCGGCGACCAGCACCGGCTGGAGAGCCTCGTAGAAGCCGCACGCCCCGCCCATATGCCCTTCACGGTCCAGGTGACCGCGGCCGAAAGGACCCCCGGCAAATGA
- a CDS encoding putative baseplate assembly protein: MALPSPHLDDRRFQQFVDDAKRYIQQRAPEWTDHNVSDPGVTLVETVAHMADQIVYRLNRVPEKNHLAFLDLIGITLFPPSAARTDVTFWLSAPLEDAVRLPVGTEVATARTESEEAVVFATERELTIFSCELAYLVVHRTGETAVDRTDELAEGKDLLCFSESPKPGDCLMFGLTSAVPHCAVALTLDSRVDGVGVDPRQPPLVWEAWTEDGWTACEVDRDGTGGLNRPGEVVLHIPGGHTRSRSGRREAGWLRCRVTEPVTGQPFYTTSPTVRSAEGFTIGGTTGAVHAETVSDEALGESTGLPGQRLRLAAAPVVGDVPPLNLQIAERDGWTDWHVVPHFAASGPDDRHLTLDAATGEIAFGPSVREADGTLRQYGAVPPKGAVIRARAYRTGGGRAGNVARGAVQVLRNSVPYVSEVINREAARGGVDGETVEEAKARAPITLRAQDRAVTLRDYEELARRAAPETARITCLEGDSDEHGAHAVRVLVVPQAVPDPGGWLRFEQLVPGDALLERITRYLDERRLLGTRLAVGPPYYQGITVVATVHAFRGADTDKVRRQAHEALYRHLDPLTGGAHGTGWPFGRPVQSGEIFAVLQRVPGVELVDQVLLHPADPLTGKRGDATERIDLEAPALVFSFDHRVRVIGDGS; encoded by the coding sequence ATGGCACTGCCCTCTCCCCACCTCGACGACCGCCGCTTCCAGCAGTTCGTGGATGACGCCAAGCGCTACATCCAGCAGCGCGCCCCGGAGTGGACGGACCACAACGTGTCCGACCCCGGGGTCACGCTCGTCGAAACGGTCGCCCACATGGCCGACCAGATCGTCTACCGGCTCAACCGCGTCCCCGAGAAGAACCACCTCGCCTTCCTCGACCTGATCGGCATCACCCTCTTCCCGCCGTCGGCCGCGCGCACCGACGTCACCTTCTGGCTGTCGGCGCCGCTGGAAGATGCGGTACGGCTGCCCGTGGGCACAGAGGTCGCCACCGCCCGTACGGAGAGCGAGGAGGCCGTCGTCTTCGCCACCGAGCGCGAACTCACCATTTTCTCCTGCGAGTTGGCCTACCTGGTGGTCCACCGCACCGGCGAGACCGCCGTCGACCGTACGGACGAGCTGGCCGAGGGCAAGGACCTGCTCTGCTTCTCCGAGTCGCCGAAGCCCGGTGACTGCCTGATGTTCGGGCTCACTTCGGCCGTGCCGCACTGCGCCGTGGCGCTGACCCTCGACAGCCGCGTCGACGGTGTCGGTGTCGATCCCCGGCAGCCCCCGCTGGTCTGGGAGGCGTGGACCGAGGACGGCTGGACCGCCTGCGAGGTGGACCGGGACGGCACCGGCGGCCTCAACCGCCCCGGCGAGGTCGTCCTGCACATACCCGGTGGCCACACCAGGTCCCGCAGTGGGCGCCGCGAGGCGGGCTGGCTGCGCTGCCGGGTCACCGAACCCGTCACCGGGCAGCCCTTCTACACCACTTCGCCCACCGTGCGGTCGGCCGAGGGGTTCACCATCGGCGGCACCACCGGCGCCGTGCACGCGGAGACCGTGAGCGACGAGGCGCTGGGGGAGTCCACCGGGCTGCCCGGCCAGCGGCTGCGGCTCGCCGCCGCCCCGGTCGTCGGTGACGTACCGCCGCTGAACCTCCAGATCGCCGAGCGCGACGGCTGGACCGACTGGCACGTCGTCCCGCACTTCGCCGCGTCCGGCCCGGACGACCGGCACCTGACGCTCGACGCGGCCACCGGCGAGATCGCCTTCGGCCCCTCCGTACGCGAGGCCGACGGCACCCTGCGCCAGTACGGTGCGGTGCCGCCGAAGGGCGCAGTCATCCGTGCCCGCGCCTACCGGACCGGCGGCGGACGGGCCGGCAACGTCGCACGCGGTGCCGTGCAGGTGCTGCGCAACTCCGTCCCGTACGTCTCCGAGGTCATCAACCGCGAGGCCGCCAGGGGCGGTGTCGACGGGGAGACCGTCGAGGAGGCCAAGGCCCGCGCGCCGATCACGCTTCGCGCCCAGGACCGCGCGGTGACCCTGCGCGACTACGAGGAGCTGGCCCGGCGCGCGGCCCCGGAGACCGCCCGGATCACCTGCCTCGAAGGCGACTCCGACGAGCACGGCGCGCACGCCGTACGTGTCCTGGTCGTGCCGCAGGCGGTGCCGGACCCCGGCGGCTGGCTGCGCTTCGAGCAGCTCGTGCCCGGGGACGCGCTGCTGGAGCGGATCACCCGCTATCTGGACGAGCGGCGGCTGCTGGGCACCCGGCTGGCCGTGGGCCCGCCCTACTACCAGGGCATCACCGTCGTCGCGACCGTGCACGCGTTCCGCGGCGCCGACACCGACAAGGTCAGGCGGCAGGCGCACGAGGCGCTCTACCGGCACCTCGACCCGCTGACCGGCGGCGCCCACGGCACCGGGTGGCCGTTCGGGCGTCCGGTGCAGTCCGGCGAGATATTCGCGGTCCTGCAACGGGTGCCGGGCGTGGAGCTGGTGGACCAGGTGCTGCTGCACCCGGCCGACCCGCTGACCGGCAAGCGCGGCGACGCGACCGAGCGGATCGACCTCGAAGCCCCGGCGCTGGTCTTCTCGTTCGACCACCGGGTCCGGGTCATCGGGGACGGATCATGA
- a CDS encoding GPW/gp25 family protein translates to MAEQFVGTGWAFPLRIGPTGGIAMVSGEREVEEAIRLVLATAPGERPMRPDFGCAIHDMVFAPVNEATAGRIQHEVYVSLDRWEPRIEVEDVEVSAGDQQGVLFIDVRYSIRGTNNPRSLVFPFYVIPSHDEPSSDAGPATESER, encoded by the coding sequence ATGGCAGAGCAATTCGTCGGCACCGGCTGGGCGTTCCCGCTCCGTATCGGCCCCACCGGTGGCATCGCCATGGTCAGCGGGGAGCGCGAGGTCGAGGAGGCGATCCGGCTCGTCCTCGCCACCGCCCCGGGTGAACGGCCGATGCGCCCCGACTTCGGCTGCGCCATCCACGACATGGTCTTCGCCCCCGTCAACGAGGCGACGGCCGGCCGCATCCAGCACGAGGTGTACGTGAGCCTCGACCGCTGGGAGCCGCGCATCGAGGTGGAGGACGTGGAGGTCAGCGCCGGAGACCAGCAGGGCGTGCTCTTCATCGACGTCCGGTACTCGATCCGCGGCACCAACAACCCGCGCAGCCTGGTCTTCCCGTTCTACGTCATTCCCTCCCACGACGAGCCGTCCTCGGATGCGGGACCGGCCACCGAAAGCGAACGCTGA